One Chionomys nivalis chromosome 15, mChiNiv1.1, whole genome shotgun sequence genomic window, GCGAAGTATCAGTTTCtatgatgaagaagaaaatatgaaCTAGAGGCATTAGCTTTGTCTGGCTTATGTGCTGATCAAATCAGTCATGGAATTGAGGAACAAGCGCAGAATGTAGCTtgctctggcttctgcttctgaCTCCACAGAGGCACCTCTCCAATAGGCgccagaaaacagaacaaacagcACCAGAAAACACTACATTAAAAATGTAGTCTTTTCaaaaacacaatagaaacaagAATCATGAAAAGAACCAGAGTTAACCAGGAAGAGgccatgaataaaaataaaaaccaaaattaactCAGAAAACAAAGTGCAAAATAAAAGTACTAAGGTATGATCTTTGAAAATACCCTAGATAAATCATTCAAAAATGATGAAGGAAATGCATGCCACAGAAGCTGCCCAGTAAGCAGAAAGTCTTTGTCTCAGTTATATCACAGTGATGGAATTTTAATATACCCTACATGCAAGTTTATAGCGGaaaatcaaaaggcaaagagatttaaaaaaaattttttttgatactgggatcaaacccagggactTTGCATGCTCTATCCTCAAACAACTTTCCAAAGCCCCAAACAGGAAGATTAGTAATTGATCAGAAAGAAAGTggaaaagttgaaaaaaaaatcagtttcgaGGAAAAGGGACTTAAGTGCCTATTGGAAACAGTCCTGTGGAGTCAAGTGTGGATAGCAGGCAGAAAAGAACTCAGGCCACCAATAGACAAAGCACCAGGACTATTACAAGCACCATCCTAAAAGCATGTCAGCTCAAAACAAAGCACCAGGTATTCCCAAAGAACAACCCAAAAGATCTGGAAGAAACAGAGTTGGGGCTGCGGACTGTGGTGGTCCAGCTTTCCATCCTCAGTAACAAACAGGTTTAGGTTAGAATGACTTCAACGTCAGGCCCAGGGGGGTGCATATCGGGAGGAGGGGGCGACCCCAGCACATTGGCTGCCAGTGAAAAGGTAGGTGGGGAAACGGGGCTTGCAAGGCAGCTCCTGTGTCTGAAGGGCTTCTGTGCTGATTTCCAGTTCCGTTTCTCGGTCCCTACCGAGCAGTAACTGTTACCTTGGATTTTCTGTCTGTGCAAAGGtcagtttgtttttaataaaagctgCTGGAGTAGTTTTCTGTGACTTGCATTTTGAATTTTATACTgtattaacaaagaaataaactctTTATAATTCCTGAAACAATAAGGAACAATGGACATgtctttaattaataataaaaacagagaaacaaacgtTTGAAGCCACAAATATATTGTAATGCCAACGCCAGGGACAAACAAAGGTAATAACAAAATGAAGCTAGTGATAAGCTTTAACTTTCTTCCCAACAACCCTTCCCAAGGCATTCCCACCCTCTCCCTTAGCTTGTTTAAATTCTTTAGGCAGAAAACTAAAAGctaacaaccccccccccaacaaaggCCCCTCCTCTCTATTCTCTGATCTTCCTCCTGCAGAGAAGGCCCCTCAGCTTGACAGCCTGGGGAGGCTCAGAGTGGTGGCTCGGGCAGACAGAAGGGCTCCTCGCACAGGAAATGCGGCAGAAGAGCACAGGGGTGTAAGACATGACCCTCCATAGTGGGGCAAATCAAAGTGGAGCCCCGGTGCCAGGGGAAAGCACACTGGTGGCCCTGGGAAGGGAGGCCCAGTTGCCCCCACATTCTCCCTCTGGGAGGTATCATTGGTTGGCCAACTGCCCATCTGGCTCCGGTTAGAAAACCAAACTTGGACCAGATCCTTCTGTAGCCGGAGGCGCCCAGCAATATAGTTGATTTGTTGAGGTGTGGGCTCTGGACACTGCAAGAACAGTTTCTCCAGATTGCTCCCAATGCGCCTCTCTCTGCTAGCACGTCTCCGCTTCCGGGCCTGCTGCAGGATCATCTCCATTCTGCATATGCCCAGAAGGTTCTTCTCATCTACTTCCTCTAGCCACATTTTCAGCAGGGGTCTCAGCTTCCACATGTTGGCAAGGCTGAGCTGCTGGGCCTCGAAGCGGCATATGGTTGTCTGACTGAGAACCTTCCCAAACATAGCTCCTACAGCAAACCCCACATCGGCCTGTGAGTACCCCAGGGTCATCCTCTTCTGTCTCAGCTCCTTGGCCAGTTgttccatctctttctgtataGCTGAAACATCCTCTGGCAGTGCCAAATTTGGCATGTACCTCAGGGCGATGTAGGGTCCTGGGCAGGCATCCTCCGAGGAATTCTGGGACCAGGCCCTTGCTTCACCAGCTCCACAGGGTGCTCTCTCACCTCGGAATTCATAAGGTGAGGGACCCAGAGGCATTCGCCACACCTCACGGCCTGAACATATGACTGGTGGCCGCACCATTAACCTGCCTGTGGCTGCTTGGCTGCTCAACCAGGTTGGGGTGTTAACTCGCATGGGAACTGGCCCTTCCAGGCCGCCACCACTATTGCCTGGAAGAGGGTAAACGTTTAAAGACTTGCGGACGGCCATAGGGTGGACAGCACCCCCAGAAAAAGTCTGGTAGGAACTGATGGCTCTCGAGGCTTCTGAACAGCCACCAAGCTCGCCCTCGAGCCCCGCCCCCAGTGGGCGGGGACAGCAATGCAAGCAAGTGACTGGATCAAAGTGTTCCGGAATCTGCCAAGGCTTGGAGACTGGTAGCTTACTGAGTTCTCAGGGCTGAAAACACAGTCTTTTGTCCTGACCGTTGCTTTTAACTCCTAACTTAGACAAATCTGAAGTTTTGCTCCTCTATGCAGTCAGGTCCTCGGTCTCTACCTGGATCCTATCCTTGAATGGGACCCAACCATTGACCTTGAGCTATCAGAAAATCAGGCGTCCCTTTCTTCACAAATACTAATTAGCCACCTCATATATATGTCAGGTCTTGCTGACAGTATCTGTTCATTCATTAGCTACTCCATCTCTACTATCTTTTATGTCAAAGTACCTCCTGTGCATATCCTGAAAACATTTAGACACACAAGCTTCACTTTCTAACTAGGGTCAGTTTCCTGCCTCAGATTGTAGACTTAGCTCGCACTGTGCCGCCACACCCCACTCCTGCACTAGCAGAATTTCTGGAGGAAATCAATGTTTCTCCCAGCACTCTTGCAAACGTGCACTCCTACTCAGCTTCCCATTCCAAGCTTCCTCActcaaatagataaaaaaaaaattctgtcataTTTTTTCCCTCTGGAGACAGGTTTCTGGGCTTACATGACCTGCAGCTAGCCACTGAGATCACTCCTTGTCCTATCTGGCTCATCAGCATCAGGTACTTCTGTACCTGGCCTCTTTCCTACCAGAGCTACAAAGATCTCTATTTATCTTTCTACCATGCTCCTGGCTTAGGCATTCAGCTCTAGGCCccaagtggaaaaaagaaaagaaaagaaagaaataaaggaaggaaggaaggaaggaaggaaggaaggaaggaaggaaggaaggaaggaaggaagaaagaaagaaagagaaatctaaTAGGTCCAAAACTTCAGAAGAATAAGGGGGAAGATGAAGTGGaggagagtgagaaagaaaaaagaagaagaaaaagaggaagaggaagaagaaaaagaggaagaagaagaagaggaggaggaggaagaagaagaagaaaaagaacaacaacaactttGCTTAGAAGACCTCAGCCTCATGCCCTTCAATTCAGCTCTGTCTCTACCATGTCTCTACCCATGTCTATCGAAATTGGCCTTCTTGAAGTCACTGATAGCCTTCCCAGTATAAACCCAATAGCACTGTAAGAATCCACATTCTACTAATGTTCTCTGCAGGGCCTGGCAAGAATAAgtatttctttctgctcttcctttAAAAGTGTATATGGGGGTATTAGCCAACTCTTCCTTGACTTGTTTCCTGACTTTCCCATCTGTGTTTCTGCTGGTCCAAATTCATTATTTCATGCTTCTCCTCCAGAGGCCACATGATCATAAGTCAGACACCCGAGTGTAAACTTGAGAGCTGTCCTTCAACTTTCTGCTATCAGAAAGGCATCAGAAAGTGGCTAGCAGGCCTCTGGAAACAGCACAACTTTCTGTCTCTGCGATTTCTCACAGGCACTACAATAAGAAATAGCTTGTAGTAggtttcttctgcttctctttcaggTTCATCTTTCATACTGTTGCTATAGATAACCTTTTAAAAGCAAACTCAAACCAATCCAAATCTGAAATAACCAAAGAAAACCTAATGACATCACTTTGGTCTTCAAAGAGCTGCAAAGCCAGCCCTTCTTCTCTCAGCTGGCAATGAGGACTGTTCACAGAACTGTACACTacctcattcattcatctactcATTCAGGTACCATTCATCACAGTCTTACCTCATCAGTCAAGAAGAAAACCTGCTGTTTTCCCCTAAAGTTCATTTGTACCCTGTGTGcccttgttcatgttcttccaCCTGCCTGAAATGATTATTCTGCTTCTTAGTCTCATTACTGTTTAGGAGTCTCCTCACATATTCTCACTAGAAAACGATGTCCCTGATCACCCTTGCTACCCTGTTCTCCCCTCTCACCTATTTTATTTTGGCCTTAGCATGTACTGCTATCTagtaaatatttatctttgtgtcCACTGTATGCTTCTTACTGCTGTGTCTATAGTGTCTGTTATAGTACCTGGCACATACAAGGTAGTCAGCGAATAAAGGAAGTGTATTGTACCTTCTGTTACCTATATGACTCAGGTTAGATATCCCCTAATGGAGACCTCTCCCCACGAAGAAAAGAGGCTGCTTTGGGAGCATTTCTCTAAtagttaattttacatttttgattCTCTATTGGAGTAGATAGACATCAACAATTCTTTTATGTCTCCATCTTTTCAATTTAAGATCATTCTTGGGGGAATCAGCAAGTCTAGAACATGGGAGAACCTTGACTAATATAGTGCACAATACACTTCTGTTGAATGGTGACTTTTATGATATTGACCATAAAGTAATCCCAATATAACAAGAAGGCTTGACTTTAGGATACTATCATCTTTCCTGTCTTATATTGCAACATGGGACTTGCCATATAACACTCTCAGGATTAGGGGGCATTTTGACACTAAATCTGACtcaaaactacagaaaataagattgaaagaaaatggcccccaaagggagtggcactattaggagctatggctttgttagagtgggtgtggccttgttggaggaagtgggctttaaggtctcatatacGTTCATgctatgcccagtgtctcagactacttACTATTGCCTGTTAGTCAacatataggactctcagctcctcctccagcactgtgtctgcgtGGACATcaccatgttgcaccatgatgataaaatggtctaaacctctgaaaatgtaagacaCCCCAATcgtatgatttttatttataagagttgctgtggtcatggtgtctcttcacagcaatgaaacccAACCAAGGTAGTAGATATGATATTGAAGTTCTGAATCAGCAAATCGAATGTCATATCTGCAGACTGAGTAGCCGACTTATTTGAAGTTTATCAGTTTCTGCTCGAATAAATCTGGGCTAACGACAGGATGCTTGTCTTACTGCTGGCTCTCTGGCACTCACAGTACAAAGAGacgtttatttattcatttatttttgtggtgcTAGGAAAAGAAATGTCAACTTACTATTAAATAAATGAACCTCTGGTGCATCAGTGCTGAAAAGACTTCTAGTTTGCTTGAATTGGATGACAGCCTCTGAAATACAGCTTACAATGTAAAGAATTTCACTAAGGAATAGCTGAGCTGATAGCTATTCTTttcacgcatacacacatgctcctTTCCCCTCAGCTCACAAAGTAACCAGTGTCTGCTAAGGTGGATCACAAAGAAAGATAAAGGAGAGACAGGACAATTATACATTAAGGTTTGCATAGAAAAAATACCTCACTTGCacaagagaaccagagagaaaagATTCATTAGTTGTTTAAAAACAATAGCTGAATAGAACATTTagtgaattgaaaaaaaaaaactgatgagtTCAAATGAATTTGAACTAAGCTTTATTGTATTAAATGAGTTAAAACAAAGtagtta contains:
- the Pou5f2 gene encoding POU domain, class 5, transcription factor 2, encoding MAVRKSLNVYPLPGNSGGGLEGPVPMRVNTPTWLSSQAATGRLMVRPPVICSGREVWRMPLGPSPYEFRGERAPCGAGEARAWSQNSSEDACPGPYIALRYMPNLALPEDVSAIQKEMEQLAKELRQKRMTLGYSQADVGFAVGAMFGKVLSQTTICRFEAQQLSLANMWKLRPLLKMWLEEVDEKNLLGICRMEMILQQARKRRRASRERRIGSNLEKLFLQCPEPTPQQINYIAGRLRLQKDLVQVWFSNRSQMGSWPTNDTSQRENVGATGPPFPGPPVCFPLAPGLHFDLPHYGGSCLTPLCSSAAFPVRGALLSARATTLSLPRLSS